The following are encoded in a window of Corynebacterium marinum DSM 44953 genomic DNA:
- the rplA gene encoding 50S ribosomal protein L1: MSKNSKAYKAAAELVDKSRTYSPIEAAKLIKETSSKNFDSTVDVAIRLGVDPRKADQLVRGTVSLPHGTGKTVRVAVFAAGEKATEAEAAGADVVGTDELIEQITAGTIDFDVAIATPDQMAKVGRVARVLGPRGLMPNPKTGTVTTDVAKAVADVKGGKISFRVDKASNLHAAIGKASFDEKALAENYGALLDELLRIKPSSAKGIYLKKVTLSSTNGPGVPVDASVQKNYAGEA; encoded by the coding sequence ATGAGCAAGAACTCCAAGGCATACAAGGCCGCCGCCGAGCTGGTCGACAAGTCCCGCACCTACTCGCCGATCGAGGCAGCGAAGCTGATCAAGGAGACCTCCTCCAAGAACTTCGACTCCACCGTCGACGTCGCGATCCGCCTCGGCGTCGACCCGCGCAAGGCTGACCAGCTGGTCCGCGGCACCGTCTCCCTCCCGCACGGCACCGGCAAGACCGTCCGCGTCGCCGTCTTCGCCGCAGGCGAGAAGGCCACCGAGGCTGAGGCCGCCGGCGCCGACGTCGTGGGCACCGACGAGCTGATCGAGCAGATCACCGCCGGCACCATCGACTTCGATGTCGCGATCGCCACCCCGGACCAGATGGCCAAGGTCGGCCGTGTCGCCCGCGTGCTCGGCCCCCGCGGCCTGATGCCGAACCCGAAGACCGGCACCGTCACCACCGACGTCGCCAAGGCTGTCGCCGACGTCAAGGGCGGCAAGATCTCCTTCCGCGTGGACAAGGCCTCCAACCTGCACGCCGCCATCGGTAAGGCGTCCTTCGACGAGAAGGCACTGGCTGAGAACTACGGCGCTCTGCTCGACGAGCTGCTCCGCATCAAGCCGTCCTCCGCCAAGGGCATCTACCTGAAGAAGGTCACCCTCTCCTCCACCAACGGCCCGGGTGTCCCGGTCGACGCTTCGGTGCAGAAGAACTACGCCGGCGAGGCTTAA